AGGAGCAACCGTTACAGGAATTGATTTTTCGGAGGAGGCTATTAAGCTTGCCAAGGAACTGGCGGCAGAAGTGCAGGTGCCTGCGGAATTTATCTGTTGTAATGTATACGATGTGCCTGCGCATGTCAACCAGCAGTTTGACATAGTGTTCACTTCATACGGTGTGGTAGGCTGGCTGCCCGACCTGGATAAATGGGCAGAAGTGATTGCTGCCTGCCTGAAGCCCGGCGGCACATTTTACATGGTGGAGTTTCACCCTGTGTTGTGGATGATGGATGACAACTTTACTTCGCTTATGTACCCTTACCACAATGCGCAGGTAATAGTGGAAACCAAGACCGGTACTTATGCTGATAAAGATGCTCCTATACATTACGAAGAATATTCCTGGAACCATTCCCTCTCGGAAGTTATTACCGCGTTACTAAAACATGGGCTGAAGATCACGCTGTTTCACGAGTTCCCTTATTCCTGCTACAATTGTTTTGAACACCTGCAGCAAGGTGCCGATGGCTACTGGCGTATACATGGTAAAGAAGTGCTGCCCATGATGTATTCTATCAAAGCCATAAAAGAATAAATAAGTAGTGGCATCATTTTATCTGCCAGTGGTATTTTTGCGCCCACTATGAGAAAATTACTTTTACTACTGGCATTCTTTTCTGTAAGCATTATACATGCACAAAACAGGATCAGCGATCACAACCAAATAGGCTGGTTTTCCACCACTATCACACCTGCCATCAGCAATAAAGTAAGCGGCCATATAGAATATCAATGGCGCCGCGACAACTTCATTAAAGATTGGCAGCAAAGCCTGTTGCGTGTAGGAGTCAATTACAAGTTCCACCCGCAGGTGACGGCACATATTGGTTATGCATGGATTGAAACCTATCCGTATGGAGAATATGCCTTGTCTGGTGTGCCCAAACAATTTCCTGAACACAGGATCTACGAGCAACTGGTGGTGAACTCGCCGGTTGGTAAGGTTAACCTGATGCACAGGCTTCGCCTGGAACAACGCTGGTTGGGCAGGCTGCATTCTATGGCTAGCGAAGGCGCTGATGAATACATTTACCTGAACCGTGCCCGTTATATGCCGCGTGTAGATATTCCTATTGGCAACAAATGGTTTGCTGCAGCATATGATGAGATCTTCATTGGTTTTGGAAAGAATGTTGGCGAGAATGTTTTTGACCAGAACAGGATAGGCTTGATGATAGGCTATAAAGCCAACAACAACTTCAGGGTAGAAGGTGGTTTCCTTAATCAAACTGTACAATTAGGCAGGGAGATCAATAACCGCAACGTATACCAGTATAACAATGGGTTTATTATAAACACCTACTTTAATTTTTAAGTAAAATCATAAGTCACAAGTTTGGTATGTAGGAGCCAAATATCTTGTATCCTCTATCCAGCATTAAGCATCATGCATCCAGCATCCGGTATCCTGCAATCCTTTTTTTAAAACCCTTTGCTTTTCCTTTCTTTGCACACGAAATAAAACAAACATGCTTCCTAACTACAAACGTATCCTTTTAAAGCTTAGCGGTGAATCATTGATGGGTGATAAGAATTATGGTCTGGATTCAGATGTTATCTCTCAGTACGCACAAGACATTAAATCAGTAATAGAATTAGGTGTACAGGTAGCCATAGTAATTGGTGGTGGCAACATCTACCGTGGAATGAACGAAGCAGAAACCGGTATAGAACGTGCCCAGGGCGATTATATGGGAATGCTTGCTACTGTTATCAATGGAATGGCACTACAGGCTGGCCTGGAGAAAATAGGCGTATATACAAGATTGCAGAGCGCCATCAAAATGGAGCAGATAGCAGAGCCTTATATCCGTCGCCGCGCCATTCGCCACCTGGAGAAAGGACGTGTAGTGATTTTTGGTGCCGGTACAGGTAATCCTTATTTCACCACCGATACTGCAGGTTCGCTAAGGGCAATCGAAATAAAAGCGGATGTGATCTTAAAAGGTACACGTGTAGATGGTATATATACAGCAGATCCTGAAAAGGATCCTACTGCACAGCGTTTCGATAAGATCAGCTTTGGTGAAGTGATCAACAAGAATTTGAAAGTGATGGATATGACAGCTTTCACGCTTTGCCAGGAAAACAACCTGCCGATCATTGTATTTGATATGAATACACCGGGTACACTACTACAGGTAGTGCAAGGCATGGACGTAGGAACACTGGTGACCAACTAATATTTAAAAGCGGCTCTTATGCCGCTTTTTTTATGATGACACGGATCAGTAGCACGAACACGCTGCAGGTTCTACATTTGCATAAAACCCGCCGATGAAGTCAATAGCAGACATACGTAAAGATTACAAGCTCAGGTCGCTGATGGAGCAGGATGTACAAAAGGATCCTATTCAACAATTTTCTACCTGGTGGGATGAGGCGGTGGAAAGCAAGCTGGATGAAGTAAATGCTATGACACTTGCTACGTCCACCACCGATGGTCATCCTTCTACGCGTATTGTTTTGCTAAAAGGTTTTACCAACGAAGGCTTCATCTTTTTTACCAACTACCAAAGCCGCAAAGGCACCGAGATAGGATTGAACCCAAACGTATCGTTGCTGTTCTTTTGGCGTGAGCTGGAGCGGCAGGTAATCATAGAAGGCAAAGCTGAAAAAATAAGTGAGGCAGACAGCGATGCTTATTTTCATTCGCGGCCCGAGGGCAGCAGGATAGGTGCCTGGTCGTCGCCACAGAGCACAATCATAGCTGGACGTCATGTAATAGAAGAGAACGTTCAGAAATATACAGAACAGTTTGCTGATGGTAATATTCCCCGTCCGCCGCATTGGGGTGGTTTTATAGTGCGACCTGTGCGAATGGAGTTCTGGCAGGGGAGAAGTAGCCGCCTGCATGACAGGCTGGTATTTACCTTAACAGGAAATGAGTGGCTGGTACAAAGGCTGGCGCCGTAGAGGTGGCACTTGCCGTTGGTTGTAGAAAAGGTAGAAATGGATATTGCTGATCAGTTGACTCGATTGATAAGTTAATTAGGTACGGCTGGCGCCGGTCACGGATCAACCTATCAACTGATCAACTGGATTATCCTTCTTTTTGCTCTGTAGTAGCAGGCTTAGCTGCTTTAGTAGCGCGTGCAGGGCGTGCTTTACCATAAGATCCTTTGAAGATCTTGCCCTTCTTTGTTTTCTTGTCTCCTCTTCCCATGATAAAAATTTTAAAGTTTGACGGCTGCAAACGTACATGATATTGCTGAATGGAACAAAGTAAAGCTTGAGCCGGCAGTACAGTAACGAGTTCGGGCACCTTTTAGCAGCGTTTCAAAAGAAAGATCAGTGGATGCCGCCAACAAAAAAAGCGGCCATGAGGACCGCTTCATTCCTATATATACATGCAAGTTAGATTCTTGCAGATAGTTCTTTACCAGCTTTGAATTTTGCTACTTTCTTTGCTTTGATCTTGATCACCTGGCCGGTTTGAGGGTTGCGGCCATTACGTGCAGCTCTTTTAGATACAGAGAAAGTACCGAAACCAACCAGGGTTACTTTTCCGCCACCTTTTAGAGTCTTGGTTACAGCTTCTACAAAAGAGTCAACAGCAGCATTTGCTTGTGTCTTTGTGATCTCTGCATCGTCAGCGATTTTGGCAATCAGTTCAGCTTTGTTCATAGTAAATGTTTTTTTGTTTGTGATTAACAGAAACAAATTTATTTGCTTTTAGTTACGAACAAAAACTTTAGTTGAAAATAAAGCTATCAGTATTTGGCCGAAAGCCGCACCACGTAAGGGTTTCAGCGTATTAGTAATACAATACACTGATTGATGAAAGGCTGAAACTCGCTGCCAGCAAGCGTTTCAGCACTGTTTGCCTTGCATAATCCAGTAAAAACGGTCGTTTTAGTTAGAATGCTTACTGCGTTGGTAGTAACTATTTGTTATTACTAAAAGTTTCCACAACTACTGTACTACCTGCATAATGGTGCGGTATGCAATAAACTGGTCGCCCCATTTATCGTAGCCTTGCTGGCGCAGGGTGGGGGAGTATTGCTCCAGGTAATCATCTATTTGTTGTTTGGAATGGGCGGTAAACTGTGCTGCATAAGTAGGGCCTTCTGCTTCGTCAATATCCAGCAGGCGCACCAGCTGGTGCGACACAAAACATCCCGAAGCCATCATGCCGGGCATATGTGTTTGTTGCATCCATTGCAACCACTCATCTGCTATCTGCCAGGCCACTTTGATTGTTACATTATAGATCACCATCTGCATGCTGTATTAGGGATGCAAGGTAAAAACAAATTGCCGCAGCAGCGTGTTGCAAAAAGCAGCATTTTTGTTATTAACCCCTATTGATATGAGCTACCAGATACCCTATGATTTTGTACTCCAATACCTCTATCCTGTACGGCCGCATGTACAAAAAATGCTTGGCTGCTATGGCTTGTTTGTAA
This region of Aridibaculum aurantiacum genomic DNA includes:
- a CDS encoding DUF4286 family protein, with product MVIYNVTIKVAWQIADEWLQWMQQTHMPGMMASGCFVSHQLVRLLDIDEAEGPTYAAQFTAHSKQQIDDYLEQYSPTLRQQGYDKWGDQFIAYRTIMQVVQ
- a CDS encoding class I SAM-dependent methyltransferase; this translates as MSQHAATYFEANKDAWNKRAAVHKDTAFYDVDGFKAGKSALNAIELEELGNVQGKSLLHLQCHFGMDTLSWAREGATVTGIDFSEEAIKLAKELAAEVQVPAEFICCNVYDVPAHVNQQFDIVFTSYGVVGWLPDLDKWAEVIAACLKPGGTFYMVEFHPVLWMMDDNFTSLMYPYHNAQVIVETKTGTYADKDAPIHYEEYSWNHSLSEVITALLKHGLKITLFHEFPYSCYNCFEHLQQGADGYWRIHGKEVLPMMYSIKAIKE
- the pdxH gene encoding pyridoxamine 5'-phosphate oxidase; the encoded protein is MKSIADIRKDYKLRSLMEQDVQKDPIQQFSTWWDEAVESKLDEVNAMTLATSTTDGHPSTRIVLLKGFTNEGFIFFTNYQSRKGTEIGLNPNVSLLFFWRELERQVIIEGKAEKISEADSDAYFHSRPEGSRIGAWSSPQSTIIAGRHVIEENVQKYTEQFADGNIPRPPHWGGFIVRPVRMEFWQGRSSRLHDRLVFTLTGNEWLVQRLAP
- a CDS encoding 30S ribosomal protein THX codes for the protein MGRGDKKTKKGKIFKGSYGKARPARATKAAKPATTEQKEG
- a CDS encoding HU family DNA-binding protein; protein product: MNKAELIAKIADDAEITKTQANAAVDSFVEAVTKTLKGGGKVTLVGFGTFSVSKRAARNGRNPQTGQVIKIKAKKVAKFKAGKELSARI
- a CDS encoding DUF2490 domain-containing protein, whose product is MRKLLLLLAFFSVSIIHAQNRISDHNQIGWFSTTITPAISNKVSGHIEYQWRRDNFIKDWQQSLLRVGVNYKFHPQVTAHIGYAWIETYPYGEYALSGVPKQFPEHRIYEQLVVNSPVGKVNLMHRLRLEQRWLGRLHSMASEGADEYIYLNRARYMPRVDIPIGNKWFAAAYDEIFIGFGKNVGENVFDQNRIGLMIGYKANNNFRVEGGFLNQTVQLGREINNRNVYQYNNGFIINTYFNF
- the pyrH gene encoding UMP kinase, encoding MLPNYKRILLKLSGESLMGDKNYGLDSDVISQYAQDIKSVIELGVQVAIVIGGGNIYRGMNEAETGIERAQGDYMGMLATVINGMALQAGLEKIGVYTRLQSAIKMEQIAEPYIRRRAIRHLEKGRVVIFGAGTGNPYFTTDTAGSLRAIEIKADVILKGTRVDGIYTADPEKDPTAQRFDKISFGEVINKNLKVMDMTAFTLCQENNLPIIVFDMNTPGTLLQVVQGMDVGTLVTN